Proteins from one Juglans microcarpa x Juglans regia isolate MS1-56 chromosome 1S, Jm3101_v1.0, whole genome shotgun sequence genomic window:
- the LOC121247864 gene encoding glycolipid transfer protein 1-like: MEGTAFTPALEGIQHVKLEEGEILTTPFLEVCKQILPVIDKFGAAMTLVKTDIGGNISRLESKYSSKPSEFNRLNDMVRTEVAAKTAKASSSCTNGLLWLTRAMDFLVALFRNLLEHKDWTMSQACTDAYGKTLKKWHGWLASSSFTVAMKLAPDRKKFMEVIGGSGDIYADIEKFCISFSPFLEENHKFLASVGLDGLKAS, encoded by the exons ATGGAGGGAACAGCGTTCACTCCTGCTTTGGAAGGAATACAGCATGTGAAGCTCGAGGAAGGGGAAATACTGACCACGCCTTTCTTGGAAGTCTGCAAGCAGATACTGCCAGTTATAG ATAAGTTTGGAGCTGCTATGACCCTTGTTAAAACTGATATCGGAGGAAACATATCA agATTGGAATCTAAATATTCTTCAAAACCATCCGAATTCAACCGCTTGAATGACATGGTGAGAACAGAGGTTGCAGCTAAAACAGCGAAAGCATCATCCAGTTGCACCAATGGTCTTCTTTGGTTGACAAG AGCAATGGATTTCTTGGTGGCATTGTTTCGCAACTTACTGGAGCATAAGGATTGGACAATGTCACAGGCCTGTACAGATGCCTATGGCAAGACCCTGAAGAAATGGCACGGATGGCTTGCTAGTTCAAGTTTCACT GTTGCCATGAAGCTTGCTCCAGATAGAAAGAAGTTCATGGAGGTGATAGGGGGCAGTGGTGATATTTATGCTGACATagaaaaattttgcatatcCTTTTCCCCTTTTCTTGAAGAGAATCACAAGTTTCTG GCTAGTGTTGGCTTGGATGGTCTGAAGGCTTCATGA